The Candidatus Poribacteria bacterium genome includes a window with the following:
- a CDS encoding cbb3-type cytochrome c oxidase subunit I, translating to MHDNEHSSHHEESFIRKYIFSLDHKMIGKQFLIYGLIMLFLGGGLALLFRWQLAYPERPLPIIGASQQYLDEGEVVTGADRMWERIYESEKEEWLEVNMPSGVVEPAFYNMLFTMHATIMVFFVVVPILVGAFGNFLIPLMIGTRDMAFPILNMLSFWLAVLAAIIMTVGFFVPGGHAAAGWTGYAPLSSDPQWTGVDWGQNLWAISLLIQGFSSLVGSINYITTIINMRAPGMTFFRLPLVIWSLFIVAILLLLAFPVLSSALALLIFDRLAGTTFFTATAEGGGDPLLWQHLFWFFGHPEVYILILPGMGIASELVAVFSRKPIFGYRSMVYAMIAIAFLGWIVWGHHMFQSGMQPGLGSIFMTTTMLIAVPSAIKTFNWLGTMFRGSIRFTTPMLHAIAFVSMFVIGGLSGIYMANTPVDIFIHDTYYIVAHIHYVVFGGSLFAMFGGIIFWFPKMYGRHMNDVLSKIHFWLTFIAFNCTFFPMHILGVGGHMRRISNPMQYEFLQQFEGMNIFITMSAFTLGFAQLILVFNFFWSMYRGKVAEKNPWHVNTLEWEAPTPVPHGNFGQIPTVYRGPYEYSVPGEESDWIPQAEPEHAPATSGD from the coding sequence ATGCACGATAACGAACATTCGTCACATCATGAAGAAAGTTTTATTCGCAAATACATCTTTTCACTTGACCACAAGATGATCGGTAAGCAGTTCCTCATCTACGGACTGATTATGCTCTTCCTCGGTGGCGGGCTTGCGCTCCTCTTTAGATGGCAACTCGCCTATCCCGAAAGACCATTACCCATCATCGGCGCATCGCAACAGTATCTGGACGAAGGTGAAGTTGTCACCGGTGCTGATAGGATGTGGGAACGGATTTATGAATCTGAAAAAGAGGAATGGCTTGAAGTCAATATGCCGAGTGGGGTCGTCGAGCCAGCATTTTACAACATGCTGTTCACGATGCATGCCACTATTATGGTGTTCTTCGTCGTGGTCCCTATCTTGGTGGGTGCCTTCGGAAATTTCCTAATTCCGTTGATGATCGGTACACGGGACATGGCGTTTCCTATCCTGAACATGCTCTCCTTTTGGCTTGCAGTCCTCGCTGCGATTATCATGACAGTCGGGTTCTTTGTCCCCGGCGGACACGCAGCTGCTGGATGGACAGGCTACGCGCCTCTCTCTTCTGACCCGCAGTGGACAGGTGTTGACTGGGGGCAAAACCTTTGGGCAATTAGTCTGCTGATTCAAGGATTTTCCTCCTTGGTGGGGTCTATTAACTATATCACCACGATTATCAATATGCGTGCGCCCGGAATGACGTTTTTCCGACTGCCGTTAGTCATTTGGTCGCTTTTCATTGTTGCGATTCTCTTGCTACTTGCGTTCCCTGTGCTTTCTTCGGCACTCGCGCTTCTCATCTTTGATAGGCTTGCGGGAACAACTTTCTTTACCGCTACGGCGGAAGGTGGCGGTGATCCGCTCTTGTGGCAACATCTCTTCTGGTTCTTTGGACACCCTGAAGTCTATATCCTTATCTTGCCGGGGATGGGCATTGCCTCCGAATTGGTGGCTGTCTTTTCACGGAAACCGATCTTCGGATACCGTTCTATGGTTTACGCCATGATCGCCATCGCGTTTTTGGGTTGGATCGTCTGGGGACACCACATGTTCCAGAGTGGCATGCAGCCCGGTCTCGGTTCTATATTCATGACGACAACGATGCTCATTGCGGTGCCATCAGCCATCAAGACGTTTAACTGGCTTGGGACAATGTTCCGCGGTTCAATCCGATTTACAACGCCGATGCTTCACGCGATTGCTTTTGTTTCGATGTTTGTGATTGGTGGACTCAGCGGTATCTATATGGCAAATACGCCGGTGGACATCTTCATCCACGATACCTATTACATTGTCGCACACATCCACTATGTTGTGTTCGGTGGAAGTCTGTTCGCTATGTTCGGTGGCATCATCTTCTGGTTTCCGAAGATGTATGGTCGCCACATGAACGATGTACTCTCGAAGATTCATTTTTGGTTGACGTTCATCGCTTTCAACTGCACCTTCTTCCCGATGCATATTCTCGGTGTAGGCGGACACATGCGGCGAATCTCCAACCCGATGCAGTATGAATTTTTGCAGCAGTTTGAGGGTATGAACATCTTTATTACGATGAGTGCGTTTACCCTCGGCTTCGCACAATTGATACTGGTCTTTAACTTCTTCTGGAGTATGTACCGCGGCAAAGTCGCCGAGAAAAACCCTTGGCATGTAAATACGTTGGAGTGGGAGGCACCTACACCGGTGCCGCACGGCAATTTCGGTCAAATCCCGACTGTTTACCGGGGTCCTTATGAATATAGTGTACCTGGTGAGGAATCGGATTGGATTCCGCAGGCAGAACCTGAACACGCCCCCGCGACAAGCGGCGATTAA
- a CDS encoding universal stress protein, which translates to MIKKIYVPVDNSDYSDASIALAVAFARQFGSQLVGSHVYAAKMHDVRFKQMEYTLPEEYQDEVELEKQRRIHDTLITMGLQLISDSYLEVMKEKCTEFNIPFEAKMPEGKHYIKLVEDIEENDYDLVIMGALGMGAVKDSLIGGVCERVVRRIHTDTLVVRDLDPIEEHDGNILVGIDGSPESFSGLKTAIQLGRKFNKQVEAVGVYDPYLHYIVFNSVVNVLTERAARTFRFKEQEQLHEEVIDTGLAKIYQSHLEVARSIAKEEHDYALKITLLDGKGYEKILQYTRKTNPWLLVLGRIGVHSEQDTDIGSTAENLLRLAPCNVLLSSQRYFPQIDVKAEETLVWTQEALDRMEKAPPLVRGIAKTAVHRFAIERGHSVITESVIDMAMEAIMPQRASEKLTRVAKEIAEQKVLESDAVQTYICGECGYAAHNQQPVQCPVCSSEPERFQMVDKNSLDHIAVDEGGAEEEETFDGVRLQWSEESKKALRRVPRGYMRRNVKARIEKSARSQKIGTITNAFATEIINDSMGEAAAVREDAPELREVQAQAPDSQNAEAVQGFESPVQWTEEAIERLNLVPAGFMRNITQTRIEQRAQENNITQVTLDFAARVIEDGRSLANEVLGEYYQQPNQD; encoded by the coding sequence ATGATCAAAAAGATTTATGTACCCGTTGACAATTCGGACTACTCGGATGCGAGTATCGCCTTAGCGGTCGCGTTCGCGAGGCAGTTCGGGTCCCAATTGGTCGGTTCGCACGTCTATGCCGCAAAGATGCACGATGTCCGCTTTAAGCAGATGGAATACACCCTACCAGAGGAGTATCAGGATGAGGTCGAACTTGAAAAGCAACGCCGCATCCACGATACCCTTATTACGATGGGACTGCAACTGATCTCCGATTCCTATCTGGAGGTTATGAAGGAGAAGTGCACCGAGTTTAACATCCCGTTTGAAGCGAAAATGCCGGAGGGCAAGCACTACATAAAACTCGTTGAGGATATTGAGGAAAACGACTACGATCTGGTGATTATGGGGGCACTCGGCATGGGTGCTGTCAAGGATAGCCTCATCGGTGGTGTCTGTGAACGCGTTGTCCGTCGTATCCATACGGATACGCTCGTCGTCCGAGACCTCGATCCGATTGAGGAACATGACGGAAATATCCTCGTCGGAATTGATGGAAGTCCTGAATCTTTTTCCGGGTTGAAAACGGCGATCCAACTCGGACGTAAGTTCAACAAACAGGTCGAAGCCGTCGGGGTCTACGATCCGTATCTCCACTACATTGTCTTCAATTCCGTTGTGAATGTGCTGACAGAACGCGCCGCGAGGACCTTCAGATTTAAAGAGCAGGAACAGCTCCACGAGGAAGTGATTGACACAGGATTGGCGAAAATTTATCAATCACACTTAGAGGTTGCACGCTCTATTGCCAAAGAGGAACACGACTACGCACTAAAAATTACACTGCTCGATGGAAAAGGCTATGAAAAGATCCTACAATACACCCGAAAAACAAATCCTTGGCTCCTCGTTTTAGGCAGAATTGGCGTTCACAGTGAACAGGATACGGACATCGGTAGCACTGCCGAGAACCTGTTGCGCCTTGCCCCTTGCAATGTTCTCTTATCGAGCCAGCGTTACTTCCCACAGATTGATGTAAAGGCAGAAGAGACACTTGTCTGGACTCAGGAAGCGTTGGATAGAATGGAAAAAGCCCCGCCTCTCGTGCGCGGTATCGCCAAGACAGCCGTTCATCGGTTTGCGATTGAGCGTGGTCATTCCGTCATTACAGAGAGCGTCATTGACATGGCGATGGAAGCGATTATGCCGCAACGTGCTTCTGAAAAGCTGACGCGCGTCGCGAAAGAGATCGCGGAGCAGAAGGTGCTGGAGTCAGATGCCGTACAAACATACATCTGCGGCGAGTGTGGTTATGCCGCACACAATCAGCAGCCTGTTCAGTGTCCCGTCTGTAGTTCGGAGCCGGAACGGTTCCAGATGGTGGATAAAAATTCGTTGGATCACATCGCTGTAGACGAAGGCGGTGCGGAAGAAGAAGAGACATTCGACGGGGTGCGACTCCAATGGTCAGAGGAATCCAAAAAGGCACTGCGGCGTGTTCCGCGCGGTTATATGCGTCGAAACGTCAAGGCACGAATTGAGAAGTCCGCACGTTCCCAAAAGATTGGCACTATCACGAATGCCTTCGCAACAGAGATTATCAACGACAGCATGGGTGAAGCGGCTGCGGTTCGTGAAGATGCACCGGAACTTAGGGAGGTGCAGGCACAGGCTCCTGACTCCCAAAACGCTGAAGCCGTTCAAGGTTTTGAAAGCCCCGTACAGTGGACAGAAGAGGCGATCGAACGTTTGAATTTAGTTCCTGCTGGGTTCATGCGGAATATCACCCAAACCCGGATTGAACAGCGCGCACAGGAGAACAATATCACCCAAGTTACGCTCGATTTCGCCGCACGGGTCATTGAGGATGGCAGAAGTCTCGCCAATGAGGTGCTTGGTGAATATTATCAGCAGCCGAATCAGGACTGA
- a CDS encoding COX15/CtaA family protein produces MEEKIGRMEEKKGGHPIFQSSNLPPNYSPWLHRTARLTAGVTFLLIVIGGIVTSTESGLAVPDWPTTFGYNMFLYPLSEMVGGILYEHSHRLMGSLVGLLTVGLFIFALVRDSRKWLKWLGLIALVAVIVQGVLGGLRVTQINRNFAIVHACLAQAFFALLCGIAWFTSRDWWQNGSQSSAVSHQQEGFVESEIVSNNYNDGSRKPKADSHLEAQKLRRLSLITTCLIYLQLIFGAILRHTGSRLDAHLLFAFLVALHIFLLARRILGTDDETQRIAPSTAFLLLGLLAVQLMLGTGAFFAKLTAFGETFATALTVTITTAHVAVGALMLVSSFVLTLKIYRFTDASVAVEAPVSDVLVTE; encoded by the coding sequence ATGGAAGAGAAGATTGGAAGGATGGAAGAGAAGAAGGGGGGACACCCCATCTTCCAATCTTCCAACCTTCCACCCAATTATAGCCCATGGCTGCACAGAACGGCACGCCTCACTGCAGGTGTGACATTCTTGTTGATTGTCATCGGTGGAATTGTCACGAGTACGGAGTCCGGATTGGCTGTGCCCGATTGGCCAACGACCTTCGGGTATAACATGTTTCTCTATCCGTTGTCGGAGATGGTAGGCGGTATCCTATATGAGCATAGCCATCGGCTTATGGGATCTCTTGTTGGACTCTTGACAGTCGGTCTCTTTATCTTCGCTTTGGTGAGAGATTCCCGTAAGTGGTTGAAATGGCTTGGACTCATTGCACTTGTCGCTGTTATTGTTCAGGGTGTTCTTGGTGGACTTCGGGTTACGCAGATTAACCGCAACTTCGCGATCGTGCATGCCTGTCTGGCGCAGGCGTTTTTTGCACTGCTCTGTGGGATTGCTTGGTTCACCTCTCGTGATTGGTGGCAAAACGGGAGTCAGTCGTCAGCCGTCAGCCATCAGCAAGAAGGTTTTGTGGAGTCCGAAATCGTTTCTAACAACTACAACGATGGTAGCCGAAAGCCGAAAGCCGATAGCCATCTTGAAGCACAGAAGCTGCGGCGGTTAAGTCTGATTACGACGTGTCTTATTTATCTGCAGCTCATCTTTGGCGCGATTTTACGGCATACCGGCAGTAGGCTTGATGCGCATCTTCTTTTTGCCTTTTTGGTTGCGCTGCATATCTTTTTGTTGGCGAGACGTATCCTTGGGACAGACGATGAAACACAGAGGATTGCTCCGTCAACGGCATTCTTGTTGTTGGGGCTGCTTGCTGTTCAGTTGATGCTCGGCACAGGGGCGTTTTTCGCGAAACTGACCGCTTTCGGAGAAACATTCGCAACCGCGCTCACAGTGACAATTACCACAGCGCACGTTGCGGTCGGTGCCCTCATGTTAGTAAGTAGTTTTGTGCTTACTTTAAAAATCTACCGGTTTACTGATGCATCGGTAGCTGTTGAGGCACCCGTGAGTGATGTGTTAGTCACAGAATGA
- a CDS encoding site-specific DNA-methyltransferase yields MGSQDSHVETVEVETGIFDTPRQITVSNTYNTDVDVVLFNGDCSELLKGVPSSSVDLVITSPPYNIGKKYEKKTSLASYLKDMEPVIAEIERVLAATGSLCWQVGNYVQKGEVFPLDIYFYEIFKRFGLKLRNRIIWRFNHGLHCTKRFSGRYETILWFTKNDEYVFNLDPVRVPAKYPGKRHFKGPKRGQLSGNPLGKNPSDIWDVVKQDWEDEVWDIPNVKANHPEKTEHPCQFPVELVQRCVLALTEPEGIVLDPYCGVGSTIIAALQYNRKAIAAEQDSKYVAITRERLQKFAQGTLPLRPLGKPIHKPTEKESAAQMPLEWK; encoded by the coding sequence ATGGGATCCCAAGATTCTCACGTTGAAACAGTTGAAGTTGAGACGGGTATTTTCGACACACCACGTCAGATTACGGTTTCAAATACCTATAACACCGATGTGGACGTTGTCCTGTTTAATGGGGATTGTAGCGAGCTGCTAAAGGGCGTTCCGTCAAGTTCGGTGGATTTAGTCATCACATCTCCCCCGTACAACATAGGCAAAAAATACGAGAAAAAAACATCCTTAGCGTCATATCTAAAAGATATGGAGCCTGTAATTGCGGAAATAGAACGAGTGCTTGCTGCGACTGGAAGTCTCTGTTGGCAGGTTGGAAATTACGTCCAGAAGGGGGAGGTATTTCCGCTTGATATTTACTTTTATGAGATTTTCAAACGTTTTGGATTAAAATTGCGGAATCGCATCATCTGGCGGTTTAATCACGGATTGCACTGCACAAAGCGGTTCTCAGGTCGATATGAAACTATTTTGTGGTTTACGAAGAATGACGAATATGTTTTCAATCTTGATCCGGTACGCGTTCCCGCAAAATACCCAGGCAAGCGACATTTCAAAGGGCCGAAACGCGGTCAACTTTCAGGAAACCCGCTTGGCAAAAATCCGTCTGATATTTGGGATGTGGTTAAACAGGATTGGGAAGATGAAGTTTGGGATATTCCAAACGTAAAAGCGAACCATCCAGAGAAAACCGAGCACCCTTGCCAGTTTCCCGTCGAGTTGGTCCAGCGATGCGTCTTAGCACTTACAGAACCTGAAGGGATTGTTTTAGACCCATATTGTGGTGTTGGATCAACTATCATTGCTGCCTTGCAGTATAATCGAAAAGCGATCGCTGCTGAACAAGATTCAAAGTATGTGGCTATTACTCGTGAGAGACTACAGAAATTTGCACAGGGAACATTACCTCTTCGCCCCTTGGGAAAACCTATTCACAAACCAACGGAAAAAGAAAGTGCGGCACAGATGCCTTTGGAATGGAAATAG
- the coxB gene encoding cytochrome c oxidase subunit II yields the protein MLQWLPENVSTFGQGVDNLFHAIYWLTLIVFVLVMGTLIVFLIKYRHQEGKRAAYIEGSTTLEIVWTAVTTVIVFVLAMFSYPQWNNIKSPTQFPENPDVVVQVSGKQFNWDMTYPGPDNEFGTDDDLDLENELHVPINAVVHIRLTAEDVIHSFFVPQLRLKQDALPNRFIDVWFEATKAGRYEIPCAELCGFGHSGMLGFLNVHAQDDYDAWVQERWPQ from the coding sequence ATGCTTCAATGGCTACCAGAGAACGTATCAACGTTTGGGCAAGGCGTTGATAACCTCTTTCACGCTATCTATTGGCTTACCCTTATTGTGTTCGTCCTTGTAATGGGAACCCTCATTGTTTTCTTGATTAAATATCGGCATCAGGAAGGCAAGAGAGCGGCTTACATTGAAGGAAGCACAACGCTGGAAATTGTTTGGACAGCCGTTACAACGGTGATTGTCTTTGTGCTCGCGATGTTCAGTTACCCGCAGTGGAATAATATTAAGTCGCCTACACAATTTCCTGAGAATCCAGATGTTGTTGTCCAGGTCAGTGGAAAGCAGTTTAACTGGGATATGACGTATCCCGGTCCCGATAACGAGTTCGGGACAGATGATGACTTGGACTTAGAAAACGAATTGCATGTGCCGATCAACGCGGTCGTGCATATCCGCTTAACCGCTGAGGATGTCATCCACAGTTTCTTCGTGCCACAGTTACGGCTCAAACAGGATGCTTTGCCCAACCGATTTATCGATGTCTGGTTTGAGGCAACAAAGGCAGGTCGTTATGAAATTCCGTGTGCCGAATTGTGTGGATTTGGACACTCCGGAATGCTCGGGTTCCTCAATGTGCATGCCCAAGATGACTATGATGCCTGGGTACAAGAAAGATGGCCTCAGTAG
- a CDS encoding SCO family protein, translating to MEAQNDSSNKAERRLDKSTLIWVVLGVIIVGIAGINLWSVFDTKSEVPVSKSAVVSVPDFSLTDQRGQMLGLSDMKGKIWVADFIFTNCPTICPAMTQEMARLQSEFVADPVYFVSFSVDPERDTSAVLSRYAKAYGADERRWHFLTGDKGHIYQLAEEGFSLAAGHKGTELLHSTRFVLVAPDGNIYGYYDSRSKPALLRLRRDVNALLKQ from the coding sequence ATGGAAGCACAGAACGACAGTTCTAACAAGGCTGAACGGCGACTTGATAAAAGCACTCTGATTTGGGTGGTGCTGGGTGTTATCATTGTTGGCATCGCGGGTATCAATTTATGGTCGGTGTTTGACACCAAATCGGAGGTGCCAGTTTCTAAAAGTGCCGTTGTCAGTGTGCCGGATTTCAGTCTAACTGACCAGCGGGGACAGATGTTAGGACTGTCGGATATGAAGGGCAAAATCTGGGTGGCGGACTTTATCTTTACTAACTGCCCGACGATTTGTCCGGCGATGACGCAGGAGATGGCACGCCTTCAATCCGAATTTGTCGCAGATCCGGTCTATTTCGTTTCTTTTTCTGTGGATCCGGAACGGGATACGTCGGCTGTACTTTCACGCTATGCGAAGGCTTATGGTGCTGACGAAAGACGTTGGCACTTTCTTACTGGGGACAAGGGGCATATCTATCAGTTAGCTGAAGAGGGGTTCAGTTTAGCCGCGGGACACAAAGGTACTGAATTACTTCATAGCACACGGTTTGTTCTTGTTGCACCGGATGGAAACATCTACGGTTACTACGATAGTCGGAGTAAACCCGCGCTGCTGCGTCTACGGCGGGATGTTAACGCGCTTCTCAAGCAATGA
- a CDS encoding cytochrome c oxidase subunit 3: MEHATTSDHIEDVYEPSLTPDSLGKLGMWIFLVGDTMSFGALLAAYAAVRAGAGVIGWVPPDEILGINLTAAMTFLLICSSVTMVKALESIQNGNVSRMCTFLGLTIAGGVIFLGLQAYEWYHLITHGLTLTGIPDHGLSGAAISGSTLFGPMFYAITGFHGMHVTGGVIYLIVILIHGLRGRYTAEFNHEVEIVGLYWHFVDLIWIMVFTFIYLL; the protein is encoded by the coding sequence GTGGAACACGCTACCACTTCGGATCATATTGAAGATGTATATGAACCTTCGCTTACGCCAGACAGTCTCGGTAAGCTTGGCATGTGGATTTTCCTCGTCGGGGATACCATGTCGTTTGGGGCGTTGTTGGCGGCTTATGCTGCTGTCCGGGCAGGGGCAGGTGTAATCGGTTGGGTGCCGCCAGACGAGATTCTCGGCATCAACCTAACCGCAGCAATGACGTTCCTGTTGATATGCAGTAGCGTCACGATGGTGAAAGCACTGGAATCGATTCAAAACGGCAATGTTTCACGCATGTGCACGTTTTTAGGGTTGACAATTGCTGGGGGAGTCATTTTCCTTGGATTGCAGGCTTATGAATGGTATCATCTGATTACCCACGGATTGACGCTTACCGGTATTCCCGACCACGGGTTATCAGGTGCAGCGATTAGCGGTTCGACGCTTTTTGGTCCCATGTTCTATGCCATCACAGGTTTCCACGGGATGCACGTGACCGGTGGTGTTATCTATCTCATTGTTATCTTAATACATGGCTTGCGTGGTAGATATACGGCTGAGTTTAACCATGAGGTAGAGATCGTTGGACTCTATTGGCATTTCGTTGACCTTATCTGGATTATGGTCTTCACCTTCATCTATCTACTGTAG
- a CDS encoding BglII/BstYI family type II restriction endonuclease, giving the protein MIIAAEYSFNNGYSIQKTHPYLLQEVKDIIAVVDASLYKIKESKELTMPGKKLYSPPDLNRSFAQGFGSKGWQKKRVTCHYSTDYYSSGYSPKQMRPAYREMDFLKERLGVEVQFGKYAFMVYNVCAKMTIFRNLGYIDAGVEIVPVKSFADDMSTGVSYFEQFVWDLEQRGVADIDIPVLIFGIDV; this is encoded by the coding sequence ATGATTATTGCTGCCGAGTACTCATTCAACAATGGGTATTCCATTCAAAAGACACACCCGTACCTGTTACAAGAGGTGAAGGATATTATTGCTGTTGTTGATGCCTCGCTCTACAAAATTAAAGAAAGCAAAGAACTCACGATGCCGGGCAAAAAGTTGTATAGTCCTCCCGACCTTAATCGCTCTTTTGCCCAAGGTTTTGGATCCAAAGGATGGCAGAAGAAACGTGTAACGTGTCACTATTCAACAGACTACTACAGTTCTGGATATTCACCTAAACAAATGCGTCCGGCATACCGAGAAATGGACTTTCTGAAAGAACGTCTTGGAGTGGAGGTTCAGTTTGGAAAATACGCATTTATGGTCTACAATGTGTGTGCAAAAATGACTATTTTTCGCAACTTGGGCTACATTGATGCTGGCGTTGAGATTGTCCCAGTGAAATCTTTTGCTGATGATATGTCTACCGGTGTCTCATATTTTGAGCAATTCGTGTGGGATTTAGAACAGCGGGGAGTCGCTGATATTGATATCCCTGTCCTCATTTTTGGTATTGATGTTTAG
- a CDS encoding cytochrome c oxidase subunit 3, translated as MMETQNNSEIHESTRSPLSNARLGILILLGAETMLFSGLIGTFLVFRVGNVTWPPPSHIGIELPRAVTGINTALLLLSGYTMFQARRAIQKDLVKQLHKWLLLTGVLGLLFLGIQGSEWVQLIRKGLTLQSGVYGGIFYVLIGCHAVHVLSAVIWLFIVFGMALKGRFSAARYVGVDTCTIYWIFVVALWPILYVLVYLS; from the coding sequence ATGATGGAAACCCAGAATAACTCTGAAATACACGAGTCCACCCGATCACCTTTGAGCAACGCACGCTTGGGAATCTTAATCTTACTCGGTGCGGAGACGATGCTATTTTCAGGTTTGATCGGGACATTTCTCGTGTTTCGGGTTGGAAACGTTACTTGGCCCCCGCCATCACATATCGGGATTGAGTTGCCGCGTGCAGTGACTGGCATCAATACGGCACTGCTGCTATTGAGCGGTTACACGATGTTTCAAGCGCGCCGTGCGATTCAGAAGGATTTGGTGAAGCAGCTCCACAAATGGCTTCTGCTCACGGGGGTCCTTGGACTTCTCTTCCTTGGAATACAGGGGAGCGAGTGGGTGCAGCTGATTCGTAAGGGGCTTACGCTTCAGTCTGGGGTCTACGGTGGCATCTTTTACGTACTGATTGGGTGCCATGCGGTTCATGTGTTGAGTGCTGTTATATGGTTGTTCATCGTTTTTGGGATGGCGTTGAAAGGACGTTTCTCCGCTGCGCGTTACGTCGGCGTTGATACCTGTACAATCTATTGGATTTTTGTTGTCGCGCTCTGGCCAATTCTCTACGTTTTAGTGTATCTCTCGTGA
- the cyoE gene encoding heme o synthase — protein MRSTTATLPDNTDAVNPPSKQTVFVHRAADYVELVKPRLVVMILITTAAGFYLGAQTVDWLRCLHTLIGAGLTAAGVLGLNQYLERDVDAQMKRTQERPLPDGRMNPLEALLVGAVLTGGGMLYLTFMVNVLSGFVISLIVVSYLFLYTPLKRKTSLCTLIGAVPGALPPVVGWVAARGSLTGEAWVLFTILFLWQIPHSLAIAYIYREDYAKAGFRLLPVIHPDGASTCRQIVINCVALLGVGLLPALYNIAGSIYFFTALLAGAGFLAVGIYLARARSVKAARYLLYASLLYLPLVFITMALDKI, from the coding sequence ATGCGTTCAACAACTGCAACCTTACCAGACAACACAGACGCGGTAAACCCACCGTCGAAGCAGACGGTTTTTGTGCATCGCGCTGCTGATTATGTCGAACTTGTCAAACCGCGATTGGTTGTGATGATACTCATTACAACTGCGGCGGGTTTTTATCTCGGTGCCCAGACCGTGGATTGGCTCCGATGCCTGCATACACTTATCGGCGCGGGGTTGACAGCAGCGGGTGTATTAGGTCTCAACCAATACTTGGAACGCGATGTAGACGCACAGATGAAACGGACGCAGGAAAGACCCTTGCCTGATGGCAGAATGAATCCGTTGGAGGCACTCCTCGTTGGTGCTGTGCTTACAGGGGGCGGAATGTTGTATCTGACGTTTATGGTCAATGTGCTAAGCGGGTTTGTTATTTCGCTGATAGTCGTCAGTTATCTGTTTCTCTATACGCCGCTTAAGCGGAAGACTTCGTTGTGTACCCTCATCGGTGCGGTGCCGGGGGCGCTTCCACCTGTCGTTGGATGGGTTGCGGCAAGAGGTTCGCTGACAGGTGAAGCGTGGGTGTTATTTACGATACTCTTTTTGTGGCAGATACCTCACTCACTCGCAATAGCCTATATCTATCGCGAAGATTACGCGAAAGCGGGTTTCCGTCTGTTACCGGTTATTCATCCAGACGGTGCGAGTACATGTCGTCAAATTGTGATTAATTGCGTCGCACTCCTTGGGGTTGGCTTGTTGCCTGCACTGTATAACATTGCCGGTAGTATCTATTTCTTTACAGCACTGCTGGCAGGTGCAGGGTTTTTGGCAGTCGGTATCTATTTGGCTCGTGCGCGCTCGGTGAAGGCGGCACGCTATCTCTTATACGCTTCGTTGCTTTATTTGCCGTTGGTGTTCATTACCATGGCGTTGGATAAAATTTAG
- a CDS encoding cytochrome C oxidase subunit IV family protein, with protein sequence MAGNGHKEHPKYMNIFWWLAGLTIVEIAVAIPDYSTVLKAILLIGLACGKAILVANYFMHLKFERKTLAIIVITPFLICVLLVFALMPDLTSDTRHEGIEKPAEVVDTSVH encoded by the coding sequence ATGGCAGGAAACGGGCACAAAGAGCATCCAAAATATATGAATATTTTTTGGTGGCTTGCAGGGCTAACCATTGTTGAGATTGCTGTGGCGATACCGGACTACTCGACCGTCTTGAAAGCGATACTCCTAATCGGTCTTGCTTGTGGGAAAGCTATCTTGGTCGCTAACTATTTCATGCATCTAAAGTTTGAAAGGAAAACGTTGGCGATTATTGTGATAACGCCTTTTCTTATCTGTGTTCTTCTCGTGTTTGCGCTGATGCCCGACCTCACATCAGATACGCGGCACGAAGGGATAGAGAAACCGGCAGAAGTTGTTGATACGTCGGTTCACTAA